From the genome of Nymphalis io chromosome 26, ilAglIoxx1.1, whole genome shotgun sequence:
TTAAGCTCGTTAGTTTATTAGCTATCACATAAGGTTTTATATCTCGAAGACCCCGAGGACGGAGTCCAAACATCGAccgataactttttttttggatttttctgtcgaagaagTTCTCAACGGGCAGTGTCAATACTCTCGTGCTTCGAAAATAACGTGAACCCGTTGGCCCTGCGTCTAAACTCTGATGTCGAGCTCAGAGGCGATATTAGCAAAGCAGTGTGCAACTTTACAGgctttgttactttactttatttttaccgATAGATGGtgctaattaaatttttcatatttttgaatcgcgTAGGCTtggtatttgttaatttatataacagtaacagtaacagcctgttaatgtcccactgctgggctaaggcctcctctcccttttgaggagaaggtttggagcttattccaccacgctgctccaatgcgggttggtagaatacacatgtggcataatttcaatgaaattagacacatgcaggtttcctcacgatgttttccttcaccgacaagcacgagatgaattataaacacaaatttatatagttagcatttaatataatcttgttaGAGGATGATTCAAGAGTGATTATAAGttcattaataaagtatattttgatttagaatTAAGTCCGACATTAAATGATAGTCAAATATAAATCCAAATAATACTCGAGACGTCCGTAACCGAACGGTTACGACGACGAGGACggcttaaaatgaattattgggttttattgttaaagaaaattaattaaaagtgatCAGTGCTTAATATTAATTGGACTTAATGGAAAAATCTCGAGTTTCAAGACGTGAAATGAATGAGATTAGCGATTCTTTGGCAATTTCATCTGGATGCGATCGTGTCTCGCGCTAATGCGTATTAATGATTGCTATGGACAAGgctatacatttataaatagcattatttatatttataaaggtaaACCAaggattttatttctttttaagcaCTAGAATAGATGTAAACATTCGTCTAAAGATCTAATCCGCAGTGGCCTAAGGCATCGAACAACACTCCCCGTGTTGTTCGAGGCCTTATTATTGCTTATTCTTACTTGTTTAGTTTGTATGTGTCTACGCGTTTAGCTTGTATGTTTGTATAACATTTGATtagattttcaaattatatgttatttatttaattacatatataatagagaattatatatatataattaaaagcggCGCGGCAGGctcaagaagcgctggctcgatgttgtgagggacgatatgagagagcacgatctcactaaggacgACGCTTTAGATcaggcaaagtggaggcatagatgcaggaaagcggaccctggcgttactaggccgaaGAAGATATAATAGAGATTACAATTGTGTTTGGAAACACACGTATGCACTATATGTCCTATGAAAATGGCAAGCCTCCCTTTAAAACaatctatctatctattacttacatttattatcatattaaatttacaaattttacttacgattatattaattttaataactatttaaaattatattgtgttcTTTAAAATTGTATGGATCCATCTGtcaattattttgaattcatCAAGAAGaaagtgttttttaaataaaatgtgaattCGAAAGTATACGTtttctattttcttttattgttaaaacttttaattccGACTTCCATCTTAGaacttaaaagaaaatattcttatcCAAGAAAGTAGAATCAAAGACTTACTGTTCTTGTTGGTTTAATCTTAGACGAACTAAGTCCACGATACTCTAATTAATAAGAAAGCACAATCGTAGGAAGCTGATTGAAACATTGACAATGGGAACAGCGGGGACAAAGTAAGGACAGCCATAACATTCTGAGTGCTGATAAGCGCGGTCATCACTTTAATGGCTATCATAACCACTACCAATGGTATTTAAAAACTCCAAACATCCTTGTAACCATCTTAACgacaaaatatatctatttgacATAAAATTATCTGATTAGAAATCGAAACTGTTTAACCGATCACTATGGAATTTGGCACATATTATacttgtatgtatttttgtattatacatgGGGAAGGTTTTTAtacgatactttttttttgatCTCGcagtagtattttatataaaagtcagCCGAGATGTCCTGGtagataaattacattaatcttAATTGAAGATCACGGTAAATCCAGGTTAAGCACTTTGGAGTTTTAGGTGcccattttgtttatataattatttatctcggATTCGGTGGTCAAGTAAAACATCCTgcgaatatttaaatgtttcgtatgatgaaaagaaaattatgtatattcacaataatattacatatcatTGTATAAACATGAGAAATAAGCTTGTTATAACTACTGCTTTCTTACTAAGTTCCTGATTCCGCAAACTCGATACATCCTTTCGGGGCCAGGTATtcgtttttatgataaaattccgcagaaatttttagtttttactatTAACAAGTTGAATTCTTATGTTACAGGCTATTTACAAAATCATATCGTAGTTTTGGACAAAAAAGCTTAGCGTATTGTTTGTTGATTGTATGTATGAGTATGTAACTTTTGATTTCTTGCATTCTTGGTAgtagttatattaataacactCTTATAAAATGGTAATTCAAAAgtcttatataaaactatatgaaTGAAAAATTCAGTCTGGTCATTATATCAAGGCAGTGCAAAGTTAATCATTTTAAGCTCCTGCTGACTTCTTAACAAATGGTAGTGGCCAAAAGACCAAAGCGTCGACAGTCaacatagataaaaatataaaaaatactccgTTAGAGAGAAGTGACTCCCTCTGATTAGTTTAATACTACATCCGACCCTTGTTTATGATGCTtggagttaaaattaaaaagggaCCGCTTTAATAATCTCATGTTAAAACAAGATGATTACGAACTGAGAAAATTCGTTCTGTAATATTCACTTGTTattgaatgtttaatttattttcatccaTTAGGATTTTACGCTCACTTTGCCCTAATTTTGTTTACTAATAAGTATCATAATTATCTTTTTGAATGGACTTTTTTAAGTAAACAATTTTTCGTTATTAGTAAATGTTTTGAAAGTACTAAAGaagaatttacattaaaaaaatgacagctaaaagatgataaaaataagatatattctatgaaatgataaaaataaacacattttccCCAGAAATATTGAAGTGACGTTATGTGAATTTAAAGTTACTTGAAAAAGCCTTTTTATAGTCATATAAAAACttgttaactataaaatatgtatgttcttcaattgcttattttattgcttggtgttttattgtatttttaatgttatgttaGAGCGTTACTTGTTTTATTTGACGCTTTGTTGGTTAGTGAAATgttagcaaatattttatttgctctAATTATCTATCAATCAGTAACTGATATTGATGCTGATGaaactgataaaaaaatacaagaacttgaaaaagaaaaaaataatttgttcaaaCAAATTAATGTTGCAATAGAAGAAAGCGTAAGATCATTACAAAAATCAAATGAAACGGACGCCTTAGTTGGGCTCAAGTATATGTTTGAGCTTAAGGAACATTTAAAGAAAGTAAACGAAACTGTTATTGATGAGAATCAAAATGGAGTAAATTTttcagatataaataatagaagaaAATTACGACATAGGATGAAGAAAAACGACCCTTTCGATTTTGAAGCAATTTTAAAACCTAAAGACATGAAAGCAAAAGAATGGAAGGAAATTGTGTTTGACCGAACGAAGATGCAGAAGCAGTTGAACGAATGGATTCTTAAAAGGCAGAAAGAAAAAAAGCGCCTTCAACAATACAGACTTTATAAGAAAGGATTGCTGTCGACAGGAAGATTGGAGAAGTGTCCTAGATTTGGTTATCaaggaaagaaaaaaaaggcttataaggataaaaaaaaaataagaccaAGTCTCACCAAAACAACGGCAAAGACAACAGATATATATGATAACATAAAATACcccaacaataaaaaaaacgcaaaaaagcaaaaatatccGTGTTGTAGGAAGTGCTGTAAGAAATCGTACATGGGTTGTCTTTGATAACTTACCAGTACAATACAAAAAAGAACATTTGTTAaatcctaaaaaaaaattaaagttataaatttttttaagatgTATAGTATCGAAGAGGTTTGTATGTAGTTTTTGATTAAatagtaatgaaaatattatttatacagtttTACTTCCAAGATTATAATGAAACAGTTAATGCCGTAAATACAATATGCATTTACAttgataagattaaaaaaaaatagagcatataaatttttaattcatgCGGACAGTAGAAAAGACGTCATGACGTTGCAGGCGCCGTGAGAAAACTTGCACGTGATTGACTTTAAAATTCAAATCGATATATTCAATGTAGAAACATTTCACTTTCTTAATgatagtaaaagtaaataaccAGTTCCGATTTGGAAATTAAACGTTACGACCTAAGAAGAACTGGTGAACGAAACGCAGCGGGTCTTTTTGCACACAAAAGTTTCTttacattatattgttttaagattTAGCAAAAAAGGCaatttgaacgttttctgggatcctatTGTAAAACCTTATATATTGTCCCGCAAAAGTTACTAGCTCTATGCAGTCGAGATATAATTAAACAACGACCTACAATGTGTtcgtgtttgtgtgtgtgtgtgtgtgtgtgtgagtgtgtgtgtgtgtgtgtgtgtgtgtgtgtgggtgtgtgtgtgtgtgtgggtaATGCTCCGAATTCTTAACAGAAATTGGAGATTATTGCacagtatatatagtatatatcaaGACACATTTACATACGCCtggtaattaattattgttgtagCTTTTTGTATGTCACagcatattttgaaataaatttaatgtcatcctgttatatatatttttattttgtcaaattatACTCAACTCTCAGCGTCGTCAATTCAGAGACTTTTCAGCTTTTGTACACACACGTTCTACTCGTTACGAGAGTTTTCATTTACCACTGTCTTACAATGCGATATGGAACTTATTTGACGTTGTTTTATACTGTGAtagaatattatgaaaataaattattttacaaatatttatggaTAGTGTTGgtctttgattttataaaatatcatgcAACATTTGATGATTAATTGATCTTCtataacttaataacttttataaggtatatttttgtataagctttcttatatattttattataatattacacttttcgccaaacatttttttttactgatatgatatacctatatatatacacacacacatatatatgtattaattcagtatatattcatttcatttattcagTATACGAACAAAAATTACTCGCATTAACCCTTTCCTCGAGTAATCCCCTGTCCGCAGTCATAGCTTGGATGCGACGAAAGTAAAGATTTACAATTCATTTTACCACTCACGATTCTTTCTTGCCTTGAAAGGAGGTGTGCCCCAAGGTGTGACGTAGAAAGGCATATCTTGGTCCCAGAAGTTGGATGAGCTTTCCGATACGCATCGAAGATGGTCACTGTAGGGATTTAGTGGGTGAGGATCGTACATAACCCTAGGATATGACTAGACGCGATTTCCATTCACTTCGAGTCATATCCTCTGTGATGTCCTATTGTCGTCATCCAATTAGACGGGAGACTTAAACGTGTCATCCCTAACTCTCTCCATATCTCCATATCTTTGTCTCAGTCTAAGCATCGGATAAAATGCTACTCAACAACTAGGTACATTATCacgttatataaaactatattattgtccatttttcaaataaaatctttgaacttttccaaaatataatattataataagcgaAGTTTCTATTTACCTCTCATTATTTTGAACGAGTGGTGTATGtagcataattataaaatatacacgtAAACTCCCAAACGGCCTCATCATAGAAGTGGGTCAGCACCGCGGTTAAATATTTGCACTAACACAAGAGtattgttatgtataaattgtatatcaTAAAAGTGTCGAATAAAatacaagttattttttaagacaaataatatatcatatatgtatgttctGTTCAAATGTACAATTTCATTATCAGTGCATTGAATAACACTCTCGTGTTCTTCAATTCAACCTTCAACTTCAACTCTTACCTTACCTTAACGAAAGATTGCAGGCAAACCCGAACAAAAATCTCTGAATTTAAAtgagattaatttaaaagaaaatcttcTGCTGTGGTGAAGTATCgtatcaaaaaaaaacttactcgTATCGTATAAAACTCGTCTCATCAGCCAACTCGTCTTCGCCAAATCCTCATTTCAGCGTAGTAAATTAAGTTCCAAGCCGTCTCCTTAATATGGTAAGTCTTAGTCTCAGcgcagtagtgggacatttacaggttgttacttgagatttacttttatgtttaattaataaaattatacaaacgcTTTAGACGTTTcgagtatttgtatataaaaatgctaCGTACCGTCTAATAAAATTCATCAAAAATTTTATAcctttatgaatttaataactGGAtcaatcttatttttaattgatctaTACGccgttttttaataagttttacgTTTTACTtgtatagtttaaaattatgaacAATACGTATCGTGATCGGTATGTATTGATTGGTACTTTACCAAGGTGTCGCCTTGGTAAAGTATGGGTGATGTCAGTTAAAATGAGTATTGCCAAACGACAACATGTTTTCGAACAAAGGTTAGTCAAAATGGTCATACATTTCTGATCTTCTAGAAAACAATATTACGttttcgaagtttttttttaagtttaccgTCTTCAAACATGGAAAACGAATGTATCGTTCatattcacaaaaaatataatatcatatcaaatatttcaaagaaaatagAATCAAGCGGGACAAATGATCCAGAGCTTTTGATTAGAGATCAGATTTAGCGATGAGATTAAGCATTCAGTGTTCCtcgtataatttaattgttgtaacaatcgtatatacttataaatcatTCATTccaatttatttcattctcCGATTTCATTCACTATTTGGTAATCTAATGGAATGAACTATTAATACTGTCACTTGGTTGGTTGCTGTATCATCTTACATATCGACTTATGTGTGTAATATCGCATTACAACCCTCGCTAATCACCCGTGATTGTGTTACGTGGATTAAGATCCTTACCTGGGCCTTATTGGTTTATCCGGTATTAGGTAATGGGTTTTCGTGTATTGAGaacttaatttatgtatattacaacttaaaagGATCCTTGCAAGTTCTATTTAGTCACTTTAATCTTTTATGTAATCAATTATGATGCTTTCTAAATTGTGTTAATCGTCTTAAATCAGGTACAAACTAGTAATATCCCGATAAATTTAAGAGatacttcaatcaatcaatcaatagccaatcgttgtccactgctgaacataggcctctcccaaggtgcgccaaagctccctgtcctccgccttccgcatccagttggtgcccgccaccttcttaaggtcgtcggtccacctggctggagggcgccctacgctgcgcttgccgattcgcggtctccactctaggactcgtctgctccaacagccatcggtcctacgacatacgtgaccagcccactgccacttcagcctgctaattttgcaagctatgtcggtgacacTTATTAGATAGgtgttttttatctgttattcaacattaaaaaaatttaataacataataattgtctaaatgataaaaatgctagcagcatttgaATTGCGATTCCAATTCTTTCTGCGATAAACGAACCAGCCCTTTTGTCATCAGTGGGACAGTGGTGTGTTATATGTTTGACTTTAAAGCGTAAGTAAGCAAGTATCATTACAGGCATGGTACATAACTTAGATATTAGATACGAGGCAGCGCATTGATAGTATCAGGCATTTATATACGTTTCTGTCAGTAATGTATATGGCAGAGCTCATCAACTTTCATCAAGTGGCCAAatctctttatatttatattaacaagacCGTTAATATCCTCTCTTAATTGGTAATTTTGCGTTTATTACTGTGAAGGTGATTTGTACGAATCTTTCACATTTCTTAGAACGTATTAACAGATAAaattcagagtttcgcctgaacCCGCGTGTTGTCTCACGACGTTTTCCATTACCACAACACACGAGATTAATTGTAATCAGTAATTGAGCATGGGAGAAGCACACGCGAGTCTAGACTTCCATTACTTGCCACATTTTctaacttatattaaattatgtagatTATAAATACCTTGGAGTTCTCATTCTTTAATTTTCATTAGTTTAATTATACTCTTTACTTTGCTTTACGCTTTAGCCGCGGCTTTGCTCGCGTCTTAATTGCTAAGTACAAATTATCATGGTTCTTTCTTCAAAAGTGAAGAATTTCCATACAACTCAGGggtataatttttcaaaaaatcttCCTTAGTGTTAACCcactgtgtaaaaggaacccgtttGCATCATCATGGGGCCCCAATAGTTAGACTGTGTGTTAATATTTCAGTCAGTTAgccagttattattttatacatagatgatgttgaaaaagagtaactactgtctcgtaatttatcatatttttactgtatttttgtGTGCATAATGTGTATTCTATATTCTTTTCAttgatttgattatataatgattgttctttaataatttatatcgccATTATTTGTAATACCGGAAGttggtaaaattttaattaaaaatattgtactgATGTAAGAGTGGTCGTAGAATGCTATGctgtaaacatataataaagcgAAGCAGTatctatgtaataattattatgttttatgtgGTTTATAACAACTGATTGTCTTGTTAGTTGTttttggtagaatctacattcctaCCGTTGGTGGGTTAacgttaaattgtaaaataagtaGTCAATAGTGTTTGTATGGGTTTtgtgaataaagtattttttttttatagaataggaaggtggacgagcatatgggccacctgatggtaagtggtcaccaaacgcccttagacattggcattgtaagaaatgtcaaccatcgcttatagccaatgcgccaccaaccttgggaactaagattttatgtcccttgtgcctgtaattacactggctcactcacccttcaaaccggaacacaacaatatcaagtattgctgttttgcggtagaatatctgatgagtgggtggtacctacccagacgagcttgcacaaagccctaccaccagtaaaatatattttgatttgatgtaTATGAAACTAAATGTTTCGCCGacgttaaatttgtattaagcatacttgttatttaaaatatgtgtgcgtTCTCAATTAtaggagaccacagcaagcacataaataacgactaaatagaaataaacaaaattataaactaaatgttacatagtggtatttaataaaacataggaactataaaaaaggtaaacatatatgaataacactatatatattgggtccttatatatgaaattggcgttttgtacgggaggattatagaattttttttttgtaaaatatatttaattaatcaaagtatgcgccgttgttatctatgcacttttgccatctcataggtagttcattgatccctttactaaaaaaccatcGGGGctagaatcaataaactctttgaaggcggtttgggctgccgcatcggagttgaatttttttccttgtaagaagttgtgaaaattccggaaaaaatggtaatctgttggagcaagtcCGAGGGTACGGTGTATGTCGCAGacaagcagcagtggcctagagcgattgaccgttctcggttgtttagcagctagttctttcttcatggtttgcagttgctgacaatagatatctgccgtaatcgtttggccagatttaaGATAGCTGTacgtagtgaacgacaccggcgctagtccgccacacactcacaagtaactttttctgagtcaagtTTCGTTTAAAAGTTTAAGTttccgaagcctgcagctatttctgaagtgctttgtgatggatccgcttccacaatagtctttaattcttcattttccactttggtgtccggggttggttctgaaggtcgaaatttctaGAACGAAagcgttgaaaccaaaaacgtatcgtgctttcttttgcgacaccagcgccgtacacattattaatctttcgagctgtttctgcagctctggtgccacggtagaactcgtactcgtaaatatatcgatatttcatgttttctattgtgctataataagcgacgccaaagaaaaaaataatgaggacaaaacaaatgaatgactgttttcaaaactcaaatgtaccagctaaatgaatttataaattttaatttggaagaagagatatttcagatcaaagtggtcagtacgacaaaccgccaatttcatatgtaaggacctaatatatatatatagtgttataCAGTTTACTATTATTCTAGACATTTATGACAACTGTTCAGCTCAGTCTAATCGTAGCATGACGATGTAATCTATCAAAAGGCGTTCTCACGCCTAAAAATTTCTAGCATCAATTAATCATCAATTAATCATAGTAACATCAAATCGTATGCCGTAATGGCAGGCGGCAAGTCTATATATCTAAGTCATGACGCATGCAAGTAcgtcaccaatgtgccaccaacctttggaactaagatgttatgtcccttgtgcctggctAACTCATACTTCAAAacggaacgcaataatactaagtattgctgcttagcggtagaacatctgatgaatgggtagaACATACCTAGACGAACTTGCTCTAAAGCCTACAAAGTCAAATTTTATGCCGTCATGGCATAGAGGAAGAACCTAcccaaaaaaaacaatttaatgttaGTATTAGTaagtaattcaatattatttatgtttgatCCAAAATCGAATTCATAttattccaaaaatatatatttctcgttttcattaaaaataataaaaatccctCATAAGAAAAGTTTCGTTCCACACAGCGATAAGATAACGCGTCATTCCTTAtctatttgtattattgttagATAGTGGACGTACCCTACTATttcctttttcttttatttttatttagttgtaaAACACACAAGTAGTATGCAAGTATGGAACCATTAGGTTACCGGTCTTTAAATAGAACCTGAAATTAAAATCAAAGGTTTATTCAACACGTGTTATTAGAATAACTGCTGAATCAAAAGAGATTTGAAATTTCTGAAAAGACaaaatcaatttgaaataaacaacaGCTTAGTCGATTTTCTTATCTTTGCCATCGTTTAACGTTTGTTGATtcagtttaaaatttatattttacttctaCAATAACTTTTCAATGTTTTGTTAATCAACAAaagttattcaattaaaatctaaaataaaaatatagtatagtgtTGTTTTAGATAcattttggtaatatttttaatgaacccttttttaattaacgtaagatgaaagtaaaaacatatatttatttaagctaaatacatttaaattaaatatttaacaataaccaATCAAATTacgtaaaatcaaaaataatgtaagttattttaaaaaaaaattatatacaatacatgAATTCTACCTACTCAACATAACACGAGTTCTCTCTAAATCTCATTATTAGTTacctacagtacagtacagtaacagcctgttaatgtcccactgctgggctaaggcctcctctcccttttaaggagaaggtttggagcttattccaccacgctgctccaatgcgggttggtagaatacacatgtggcagaatttcaatgaaattagacacatgcaggtttcctcacgatgttttccttcaccgtcaagcacgagacgaattataaacacaaattaagcaaatgaaaattcagtggtgcttgcccgggtttgaacccacgatcatcggttaagattcacgcgttctaaccactaggccatctcagcttagttacctacctacctactctTAATTGACCAATAATTCATACTTGTTGTTCTATTTGGATGGCATGGCTTCGAGAACCGATAGTATCACTTGTTATCTCCAACGAGAGATGGTAAAGGCAATAACGTCCAGACATTACTCAGATTAATTTGGACCAAATGAAGTACCCAAATGGCTATCCGAAGCTATATCCAATCTTCTATATTGCTCAATCTAACACTATGTATTAGGGTCCTGTCCTATAACATTAGTCACAGCGTTTATGGATCTTTAACGCTTAAGTAGTTATTATATCGAATGGTTCCAAGACTGTAtgtcttttaattaaatagaagattagaaagattttttttataattataaaaaagactgAATCCAAACTTTTTGGATACGATCCTATATTTATGAAACTTTCCCTAAAGTAATCCCCTctttaatacaacaaaataataatggtaaTTGCTGTTTGGTGAAGAATTATTCGTCTATATTATGTCCgtatccgtatccgtaacagcctgtgaatgtcccactgctgggctaaaggcctcctctcctctttttgaggagaaggtttggagcttattccaccacgctgctccaatgcgggttggtagaattcacatgtggcagaatttcagtgaaattagacacatgcaggtttcctcacgatgttttccttcaccgtaaagcacgagatgaattataatcacaaattaagcacatgaaaattcagtggtgcttgcccgggtttgaacccacgatcatcggttaagattcacgcgttcttaccacagggccatctcggtttttgcAAATGTTATAGTTTGTGTTTTTCTAGTAGATTTCATTATCAGAACTTGGGTAAATTTATCTAAGACTTATATTGGTATCTTTCTTTCTAACGAAAGCAGAATCATTTTTTGATATGGCCGAAAAGATACCCATTTAAGCAAAATAAGTACTGCTAACCTTCAGCCTTCTTtattattgagaattttttactagaaatataaaaccttttaatgTCTCGACCCAGGAGCCGTCTTAGGTATGCAGCCTTATAAACTGGCTACTGGACCAACGATGTTCATAAAAATGTGACAGTTTAAGTTTAAGTGGTTGCATATAAGATAAcacaaaaaagaagaaaaacgtTACAAAGATTGTTATGATAAATTATCCAAAAATTATTGAGAAATGATTGATTAAATCGAATTCCAAGTGAAGAAAATGAGTCAAAATATTGCCGTCCAATTTAAgtgaacaaaatttaatttaaggctAAACAACGACGGTATAAACGTTATTGATAGTTCGGTATTCCAAGGAATAATAATAGATTCGAAACTTCAGAGTAAACCTCGTTTGTCATCTCTTGCGGGAAGACTCAGTTTCGCAGCATGCGAG
Proteins encoded in this window:
- the LOC126778568 gene encoding uncharacterized protein LOC126778568, with the protein product MLANILFALIIYQSVTDIDADETDKKIQELEKEKNNLFKQINVAIEESVRSLQKSNETDALVGLKYMFELKEHLKKVNETVIDENQNGVNFSDINNRRKLRHRMKKNDPFDFEAILKPKDMKAKEWKEIVFDRTKMQKQLNEWILKRQKEKKRLQQYRLYKKGLLSTGRLEKCPRFGYQGKKKKAYKDKKKIRPSLTKTTAKTTDIYDNIKYPNNKKNAKKQKYPCCRKCCKKSYMGCL